The following coding sequences lie in one Eubacterium ventriosum genomic window:
- a CDS encoding TIM-barrel domain-containing protein: MDKKKMYHQVEKNEFGKFNSGASPTEPIVDEWRMLEKLVDIVKFEDRLKITYQLGNENIDFVISAPSLGGIRITTTESSFFNPTEREEIHFIESDDKDIILFRTMDGTEFHLVNGPEWTIKIFDIYNVLQYCLTKDSVRFGFYENKLVKIRLEFDIDPDDVLLGMGEKFSDINQNGKRQFLWNTNCEYDIDSDGLELWKSYKNVPLLHSSRGNTLFYASYYPAVSDLGYTNPYKGIWEFWETEFDIYIWTGTLDKRLRSYTRLTGKPFLPPKWAFRYTMGAGNQVWYGENWEKENNPEKYLKILKEMLNGYRRLGITNLSAMYGEGWIAENRIAYEILNAQGIRMIVWCTPDSELEQNRKYLPNVKEEDYPIIKIKEGSKQESGGRIDFFNHNAKVLIRNQKNDYFIKGMRGGMLGYSEQITEDDMYCNGITGKEMHNWGAYWYTKVYGEATREIIDDDYIYYCREGCAGSQQWAAVYSGNQPAELYGLKQQLNAGLSAGLCGFAVWGGDMAGYEGKPNVETYIRGVEFAAFQPLMRSHGTKTRCPWDFGKEAETVYLKYYWLRENLIEMLYSAAISSNHRGLPMMKAMALAFPEEKDYLNNGEQYLFCDTILVAPVLEEKAQTKKVCFPKGTWYELWSGNEVLGSCEREVPVSLKDCPAYLKSGIVLPVIMNEKMKWAVPFSEQNQTKVIVITPPNMDDEYRYYAEEDDKYVFKSVKEDERVFTIYSLKDIFINKLLIYGNVHEIEVDGKKEEFSIVYENQTMTALRLKSDRWNKLTITCK, translated from the coding sequence ATGGATAAGAAAAAAATGTACCATCAGGTGGAAAAAAATGAATTTGGTAAATTTAATAGTGGAGCATCGCCAACAGAACCAATTGTAGATGAATGGAGAATGTTGGAAAAATTGGTTGATATTGTAAAGTTCGAGGACCGGTTAAAGATTACATATCAATTAGGAAATGAAAATATAGATTTTGTCATATCGGCTCCAAGTTTGGGAGGAATCCGAATTACAACAACAGAGAGTAGTTTTTTTAATCCGACAGAAAGAGAAGAAATTCATTTTATAGAAAGTGACGACAAGGATATTATTCTTTTTAGGACAATGGATGGTACAGAATTTCATTTAGTAAATGGTCCGGAGTGGACAATCAAAATTTTTGATATTTATAATGTACTTCAATATTGTTTGACAAAAGACAGCGTTCGTTTTGGATTCTATGAAAATAAATTAGTAAAAATCCGCTTGGAATTTGATATTGATCCAGATGATGTGCTTTTAGGAATGGGAGAAAAATTTTCAGATATAAACCAAAATGGGAAACGACAGTTTCTTTGGAATACGAATTGTGAATATGATATTGATAGTGATGGATTGGAATTGTGGAAATCTTATAAAAATGTTCCATTGTTACATAGTTCCAGAGGCAATACGTTGTTTTATGCTTCTTATTATCCGGCTGTCAGCGACTTGGGATATACAAATCCGTATAAAGGAATATGGGAGTTTTGGGAAACAGAATTTGATATATATATTTGGACAGGAACTTTAGACAAAAGGTTACGTTCTTATACAAGATTGACAGGAAAGCCGTTTCTTCCACCTAAATGGGCGTTTCGTTATACTATGGGGGCAGGAAATCAGGTATGGTATGGGGAGAATTGGGAAAAGGAAAATAATCCGGAAAAATACTTAAAGATATTAAAGGAAATGTTGAATGGATATAGGAGATTAGGAATTACAAATCTTTCTGCAATGTATGGAGAAGGATGGATTGCAGAAAATAGGATTGCTTATGAAATACTTAATGCACAAGGAATTCGTATGATTGTCTGGTGTACACCGGATTCAGAGTTAGAACAGAATAGAAAATATCTGCCAAACGTTAAGGAGGAAGACTATCCTATCATTAAAATAAAAGAAGGTTCGAAACAGGAATCAGGGGGACGTATTGATTTTTTTAACCACAATGCAAAAGTTTTAATTAGAAACCAAAAGAATGATTATTTTATTAAGGGTATGCGTGGTGGAATGCTGGGATATAGTGAACAGATTACAGAGGACGATATGTATTGCAATGGTATTACAGGAAAAGAGATGCATAATTGGGGGGCATACTGGTACACAAAGGTTTATGGTGAGGCAACGCGGGAAATCATAGATGACGATTATATATATTATTGTCGGGAAGGGTGTGCAGGAAGTCAGCAGTGGGCAGCAGTTTATTCGGGAAATCAGCCAGCAGAGCTGTATGGATTAAAACAACAATTAAATGCAGGATTATCTGCCGGCTTATGTGGATTCGCAGTATGGGGTGGAGATATGGCAGGTTATGAAGGTAAGCCGAATGTAGAGACTTACATCAGAGGAGTTGAGTTTGCAGCTTTTCAGCCATTAATGCGGAGTCATGGAACAAAAACACGCTGCCCATGGGATTTTGGAAAAGAGGCGGAAACAGTATATTTGAAATATTATTGGTTACGGGAAAACCTTATAGAAATGCTTTATAGTGCGGCAATTTCATCAAATCATAGAGGATTACCAATGATGAAAGCAATGGCTCTGGCGTTTCCTGAAGAGAAAGATTATCTGAACAATGGAGAACAATATTTATTCTGCGATACAATATTAGTTGCACCGGTTCTGGAAGAAAAGGCACAGACAAAGAAAGTCTGTTTTCCGAAAGGAACATGGTATGAATTGTGGAGTGGTAATGAAGTTTTAGGAAGTTGTGAGAGAGAGGTTCCGGTATCTTTAAAAGATTGTCCGGCATATTTAAAGTCCGGAATTGTACTTCCTGTTATTATGAATGAAAAAATGAAGTGGGCGGTCCCATTTTCAGAACAGAATCAGACAAAAGTGATAGTGATTACACCACCGAATATGGATGATGAATATCGTTATTATGCAGAGGAAGATGATAAATATGTATTCAAGTCTGTAAAAGAAGATGAGAGAGTATTTACAATTTATTCTTTGAAAGACATTTTCATTAATAAACTCTTAATATATGGAAACGTGCATGAAATAGAGGTTGATGGCAAGAAAGAGGAATTTTCTATTGTATATGAAAATCAGACGATGACTGCACTTAGATTAAAGAGCGATAGGTGGAATAAACTGACAATTACTTGTAAATAA
- a CDS encoding M64 family metallopeptidase, translating into MTKKITAIFLALCMAISVLPMTIQAASKPDIKVGDYVKMGAYNNASILWRCVSIDNNGPLMLADKIVDTLAYDAKTNDNSNSKSHSRSYKRDDYGSNYWKDSNMRSWLNSTAAEGKVDWLCGNPPKDGYVSGVGAYNEKAGFLNAFSKSEIAAMKTVTQRSLVSHPEYNKGIVDGDANSDLLYYTDISEAVANYDSSYFETTTEKVFLLDVKQANAVWKNLKGYYVAYNNDGMAWPYWLRTPVTDCNHDMRYISSSGQVGRYAPWYSDLGVRPAFYLDSEYFVTTSGSGSQSSPYIGSAPNKQEDDYTISEPAEDANPDWNVSTEQSIQLTLGPWYSNDGKYSNPTIPVYTIQKTRSDTENMVVVVCGEGYTKSQQGKFINDVKRLWQDAMKYEPYRSYADRFNVYALCTASESTFDNGGSTFFDVIVDKYNSPVISNNLHGSQWKNHIFERCIGPEFIEKIHDAHIKKKCDPNTIPSGSEYEPYYYVHDYIAQFAMVVNTKSDFGGAYNNREYGFHYFISPSDSYRASKTFAHEFGHGLLGLGDEYSNGYLLDDKELKSLNLSSVEDPEKIKWRQFLGFRNTYTCRNAYGSKMLVSSYECIMRDTNYQFCEVCRLQGFKRMSQLVKDVDLYVATPEVKEYTGAYSKPSDFTDLETSSYYNYTYNRNDRLLSGNSKSRFNTNMNGKKIELRTVIQNISDKNARQLKFKMWIKHSDGSVATDSSGNPLQTVQTFDIPVWNDKANFWPLGALDHIKSDFNSGLKSCSLIYQIPSDAQLKSGDTVAFQVLDENGNVLADDNTETQRYTTVSIQYKFEDGSEIPNTAGGTFTVPYGTKLDLTPAKTLYDYEFIKVDGLNKPIVSDGTVVTYYYKNKNEEHTHNLTLVAAKAATCTTAGNSAYYTCDGCDKWFADATGSIEITDKTSVKIPAPGHTAGTEWKSDDTNHWHECSRCHDKKDEAAHSASEWIIDTAATETAEGAKHKECTVCKKVLETATIPATGSSHTHSYGVYVGMTYTAGNLIYQITSIDTATLGQSKVIGVVAAKKNKITKITIPDRADCKGYRLNVTTIGNNAFAGCKALKKLTIGNKVTVIGKNAFKKCSKLKTVVIGKAVKTISSKAFIGDNKIKKITFKGKKLKTVNKNAFSKKAKKNIKSKKTKLKGNKKAIKLFKKKLKIK; encoded by the coding sequence ATGACGAAAAAAATAACCGCAATATTCTTGGCATTGTGCATGGCAATTTCCGTTTTGCCGATGACCATTCAGGCGGCATCAAAGCCCGATATTAAAGTTGGCGACTATGTTAAAATGGGCGCGTATAACAATGCCTCAATTCTTTGGCGATGTGTAAGCATTGACAATAACGGACCGCTTATGCTTGCAGACAAAATTGTTGACACCCTTGCATATGATGCCAAAACAAATGACAACAGCAATTCAAAATCACACAGCAGAAGCTATAAGCGTGATGATTACGGTTCTAACTATTGGAAAGACAGCAATATGCGTTCTTGGTTAAATTCGACCGCAGCTGAAGGCAAAGTCGATTGGCTTTGTGGCAACCCTCCGAAAGACGGATATGTAAGCGGTGTGGGAGCGTACAACGAAAAAGCGGGTTTTCTCAACGCTTTTTCAAAATCTGAAATTGCGGCAATGAAAACCGTTACCCAGCGTTCTCTCGTTTCTCATCCCGAATACAACAAGGGCATAGTTGATGGAGACGCAAATTCGGATTTGTTATACTACACCGATATTTCGGAAGCGGTGGCAAACTACGACAGTTCATATTTTGAAACTACAACCGAAAAGGTTTTTCTTCTTGATGTAAAGCAGGCTAATGCCGTGTGGAAAAATCTCAAAGGTTATTATGTTGCGTATAATAATGACGGTATGGCTTGGCCTTATTGGCTTCGCACTCCTGTTACCGATTGCAATCACGATATGCGTTATATCAGTTCATCGGGTCAGGTCGGTCGTTATGCTCCGTGGTATTCCGATTTGGGCGTAAGACCTGCATTTTATCTCGATTCCGAATATTTTGTTACAACTTCCGGCAGCGGCTCACAAAGCAGTCCTTATATCGGCTCTGCTCCAAATAAGCAAGAGGATGATTATACAATTTCGGAACCTGCCGAGGACGCAAATCCCGATTGGAATGTCAGCACCGAGCAAAGCATTCAGCTCACCCTCGGCCCGTGGTATTCAAATGACGGAAAATATTCTAATCCTACCATCCCTGTTTATACCATCCAAAAAACACGCAGCGACACGGAAAATATGGTTGTTGTCGTTTGCGGCGAGGGATACACAAAAAGTCAGCAGGGCAAATTCATCAATGATGTCAAACGACTTTGGCAGGACGCTATGAAATATGAACCGTATCGCAGTTATGCCGACAGATTCAATGTTTACGCTCTTTGCACAGCTTCCGAATCGACTTTTGACAATGGTGGAAGCACCTTCTTTGATGTTATAGTCGACAAATATAATTCGCCTGTTATTTCTAATAATCTCCACGGAAGTCAGTGGAAAAATCATATTTTTGAGAGATGTATCGGTCCTGAATTTATCGAGAAAATTCACGATGCTCATATCAAAAAAAAGTGTGATCCAAACACAATTCCGTCCGGTTCGGAATATGAGCCTTATTATTATGTTCACGATTATATTGCTCAGTTCGCTATGGTTGTAAACACAAAATCAGATTTCGGAGGTGCTTATAATAACCGTGAATACGGCTTCCATTATTTCATTTCGCCATCAGACAGTTATCGTGCGTCAAAAACTTTTGCACACGAGTTTGGACACGGTTTGCTCGGTCTCGGTGATGAATACAGTAACGGATATTTGCTTGACGATAAGGAACTTAAATCACTCAATCTTTCCTCGGTTGAAGACCCGGAAAAGATAAAATGGCGACAGTTTTTAGGTTTTAGAAACACATATACCTGCCGCAATGCTTACGGCTCAAAAATGCTTGTTTCAAGTTATGAGTGCATAATGAGAGACACAAACTATCAATTCTGTGAGGTTTGCCGTTTGCAGGGCTTCAAGCGAATGTCTCAGCTTGTTAAGGATGTAGACCTTTATGTTGCAACTCCCGAGGTTAAGGAATATACGGGCGCTTATTCAAAGCCGTCTGATTTTACCGACCTTGAAACAAGTTCATATTATAATTACACATATAATCGCAATGACCGACTTTTGAGCGGCAACAGCAAAAGCAGATTTAATACTAATATGAACGGTAAAAAAATCGAGCTTAGAACTGTTATTCAAAACATTTCAGATAAAAATGCACGACAATTAAAATTCAAAATGTGGATTAAGCACTCCGACGGAAGTGTTGCGACCGATTCATCGGGGAATCCGCTTCAAACAGTACAAACCTTTGACATTCCTGTTTGGAATGATAAGGCAAATTTCTGGCCGCTCGGTGCTTTGGATCACATCAAAAGCGACTTTAATTCAGGCTTAAAGAGTTGCTCGCTTATTTATCAAATTCCGTCTGATGCACAGCTTAAGAGCGGCGATACCGTGGCATTTCAGGTGCTCGATGAAAACGGAAATGTGCTTGCAGACGACAATACGGAAACACAGCGCTACACAACCGTTTCAATTCAGTATAAATTTGAGGACGGCTCTGAAATTCCAAACACTGCCGGCGGAACATTTACCGTGCCATACGGCACAAAGCTTGATTTAACACCGGCAAAAACACTTTATGATTATGAATTTATAAAGGTTGACGGCTTGAATAAGCCTATTGTTTCGGACGGAACGGTTGTTACATATTATTACAAAAATAAAAACGAAGAACACACTCACAATCTGACTTTGGTTGCTGCGAAAGCTGCCACCTGCACTACTGCGGGCAATTCCGCATACTACACCTGCGATGGCTGTGACAAGTGGTTCGCAGATGCAACAGGATCGATAGAAATTACCGATAAAACCAGTGTGAAGATTCCGGCTCCCGGACATACCGCAGGCACAGAATGGAAGTCTGATGATACTAACCACTGGCATGAATGTTCTCGTTGCCACGACAAAAAGGACGAAGCGGCTCACAGCGCCAGCGAGTGGATCATTGACACGGCAGCTACCGAAACCGCAGAAGGCGCTAAGCATAAGGAATGCACCGTCTGCAAGAAGGTTCTTGAAACCGCAACGATCCCCGCAACAGGCAGCAGCCATACCCACAGCTACGGCGTATACGTTGGAATGACATATACGGCAGGAAATTTAATATACCAGATTACATCAATTGATACTGCAACATTAGGACAATCAAAGGTTATTGGTGTAGTAGCTGCTAAGAAGAATAAAATAACAAAGATTACAATTCCGGACAGAGCAGATTGTAAGGGATATAGATTAAATGTAACAACAATTGGTAACAATGCGTTTGCCGGCTGCAAGGCCCTTAAGAAGCTTACAATAGGTAACAAGGTAACTGTTATCGGAAAAAATGCATTTAAGAAGTGCTCAAAACTTAAAACAGTAGTAATTGGAAAAGCAGTTAAGACAATAAGTTCTAAGGCATTTATAGGAGATAACAAGATTAAGAAGATTACATTCAAAGGTAAAAAACTTAAGACTGTAAATAAGAATGCATTTAGCAAGAAAGCAAAGAAAAACATTAAGTCTAAGAAGACTAAACTTAAAGGAAATAAGAAAGCCATTAAGTTGTTTAAGAAGAAACTTAAAATTAAATAA
- a CDS encoding type III toxin-antitoxin system ToxN/AbiQ family toxin yields the protein MTTQKKPHLGILTTCNGRKYVIPLTSAKRKHASWRNVTTTNYRVYEEIDTRATIVDKYDIIVDETDLNKLRQKGIPEDEQRRNLMVKEYFFCKKYKKQIEAKAKKIYEKQMVTGVVAPYHCNYKVLESVADTYK from the coding sequence CTGACTACTCAAAAAAAACCACATTTAGGAATACTTACTACTTGTAATGGCAGAAAATATGTTATTCCGCTTACTTCAGCAAAGAGAAAGCATGCTAGTTGGAGAAATGTTACTACAACCAATTATCGTGTATATGAAGAAATTGATACAAGGGCAACAATAGTGGATAAATATGATATTATTGTTGATGAAACAGATTTAAATAAACTTAGACAAAAAGGAATTCCAGAAGATGAGCAGAGACGAAATCTTATGGTAAAAGAATATTTTTTCTGCAAAAAGTACAAAAAACAGATTGAAGCTAAAGCAAAAAAAATCTATGAAAAGCAGATGGTGACAGGGGTTGTTGCTCCATACCATTGTAATTATAAAGTTTTAGAATCTGTTGCAGATACATACAAATAA
- a CDS encoding nitrilase-related carbon-nitrogen hydrolase, producing MKVQHIAIEGKYFFINTDMIIRRSSYPSDLKEYNIVSKLPGLVCRGGSCIIDSYGHYLTKPVWDKETIIYAELDMNLPAACKMEHDAIGHYARPDVLELKVNEK from the coding sequence ATGAAAGTTCAGCATATTGCAATCGAAGGAAAATATTTCTTTATCAACACTGATATGATTATCAGACGCAGTTCATACCCTTCTGATCTGAAGGAGTATAATATCGTATCTAAACTTCCAGGACTTGTGTGCAGAGGAGGAAGCTGCATTATTGATTCATATGGGCATTATTTGACAAAACCTGTCTGGGATAAAGAAACTATCATTTACGCAGAACTTGATATGAATTTGCCTGCCGCCTGCAAAATGGAGCATGATGCAATCGGACATTATGCCCGTCCGGATGTACTTGAATTAAAAGTCAATGAAAAATAA
- a CDS encoding glycoside hydrolase family 2, with protein MRNYENPLVTSENRMNPRSYYIPEGVSELQMLNGEWSFKYYKRDIDVKDEIADWDKIMVPSCWQLQGYDDLNYTNINYPYPVDPPYVPDDNPCGVYQREFDIKKVWGKIYFVLEGVSSCAYIYVNKEYVGFTQGSHLQAEFDITKFVTKGTNTIQVRVLKWCCGSYLEDQDFLRYNGIFRDCYILQRPKDHIEDVRILSDAEKISVDVGKEADIALLDAEENVLQLERNACNVEWKIENPILWNAEKPYLYTIKIKRNGEEIVQKTGMRSIAISEKSELLINGVPVKLHGVNHHDTDPKTGWYQTPEALVKDLRLMKELNINCIRTSHYPPTPHMIELCDEMGFYVILENDMETHGFRMRNPNEEDRYDIETGEWPCQRAEWKKEMVERMQRTVMRDKNHTSVIMWSLGNESAFGENMKEMVRFIRTQKDCRLIHSEDASRLGESDYVDVHSTMYHSLEEVEAFFKTGSKQPYFFCEYCHAMGNGPGDIYDYNELIHATPQMIGGCVWEWADHVVLDEKGVQRYGGDFQNEKTHDSNFCCDGMVFSDRSIRSGSLEVKTAYQPMVTQYENGVLTVTNRYDFTNMEDCEFTYEIQADGETIVFRTMKLAIEPHESLKLNIDVPKVEYQYGLYLNCRLYKDGKEYAVTHHKLADTPARQKSDEAAVQAVYEGENVVITGEHFRYVFSRHYGTFTSMKINGKEQLAGPMRLTAWRAPTDNDCNAQLEWGGLESYRQNGRSENLDKQFSKIYDCEIKDGRIIVKGALAGVARRPFFKYMMSVNVTKDGRIDILLEGNVHERTKYLPRLGFEFDIPESNAAFTYYGRGEGETYCDECHYATIGMYESNAEKEYVHYVRPQEHGNHIDVKMLKIGNLKFETEKTFECKVSQYSTEVLTRAQHTDELIKDGKTHVRVDYKVSGVGSNACGPFLAEKYQLNDKQICFEVEISPDEHYE; from the coding sequence ATGAGAAATTACGAGAATCCGTTGGTAACCAGCGAAAATAGAATGAATCCTAGGAGTTACTATATTCCTGAAGGAGTATCGGAACTTCAAATGTTAAATGGAGAGTGGAGTTTTAAATATTACAAACGAGACATTGATGTCAAAGATGAAATTGCAGACTGGGACAAGATAATGGTTCCTTCCTGCTGGCAGTTACAGGGATATGATGATTTAAATTATACCAATATTAATTATCCATATCCTGTAGATCCACCTTATGTTCCGGATGATAATCCATGTGGAGTATATCAGAGAGAGTTTGATATAAAGAAAGTATGGGGAAAGATTTATTTTGTGTTGGAAGGTGTTTCTTCCTGTGCGTATATATATGTTAATAAAGAATATGTAGGATTTACACAAGGAAGTCATTTACAGGCAGAGTTTGACATTACGAAGTTTGTGACTAAGGGAACGAATACGATTCAGGTAAGAGTTTTAAAATGGTGTTGCGGAAGTTATTTGGAAGATCAGGATTTTCTAAGATATAATGGTATTTTCAGGGATTGCTATATTCTACAGCGTCCGAAAGATCATATAGAAGATGTGAGGATTTTATCAGATGCGGAGAAGATTTCAGTAGATGTGGGAAAAGAAGCAGATATTGCATTATTAGATGCAGAAGAAAATGTTCTTCAGTTGGAGAGGAATGCATGCAATGTAGAATGGAAGATAGAGAATCCTATATTGTGGAATGCGGAAAAACCATATTTGTACACAATCAAAATTAAGCGAAACGGAGAAGAAATTGTCCAGAAAACAGGAATGAGAAGTATTGCTATTTCGGAAAAGTCAGAACTTTTGATTAATGGTGTGCCTGTAAAACTACATGGGGTAAATCATCATGATACAGATCCAAAAACGGGCTGGTATCAGACCCCGGAAGCACTGGTGAAAGATTTAAGATTAATGAAAGAATTGAATATTAACTGTATTCGTACCTCACATTATCCACCGACACCGCATATGATTGAACTGTGTGATGAAATGGGATTTTATGTTATTCTGGAAAATGATATGGAAACGCATGGATTTCGTATGAGAAATCCTAATGAAGAGGACCGATATGATATAGAGACAGGAGAATGGCCATGTCAGAGAGCCGAATGGAAGAAAGAGATGGTTGAGCGTATGCAAAGAACTGTTATGCGGGATAAGAACCATACCAGCGTTATTATGTGGTCATTAGGAAATGAAAGTGCTTTTGGAGAAAACATGAAAGAGATGGTCCGCTTCATTAGAACGCAGAAGGATTGTCGTTTAATACATAGTGAAGATGCCAGCAGATTAGGAGAAAGTGATTATGTAGATGTACATTCTACAATGTATCATTCTCTCGAAGAAGTAGAAGCGTTTTTTAAAACAGGAAGCAAACAGCCATATTTTTTCTGTGAATATTGCCACGCTATGGGAAATGGACCGGGGGATATATATGATTATAATGAACTGATTCATGCAACGCCACAAATGATAGGAGGATGTGTATGGGAATGGGCAGATCATGTTGTTTTGGATGAAAAGGGAGTACAGAGATACGGTGGAGATTTTCAAAATGAAAAAACACATGACAGTAATTTCTGCTGTGACGGTATGGTTTTTTCTGATAGAAGTATTAGAAGTGGTTCCTTAGAAGTAAAAACAGCATATCAGCCAATGGTGACGCAGTATGAGAATGGCGTGCTTACAGTAACAAACAGATATGATTTTACAAATATGGAAGATTGTGAATTTACATATGAAATACAGGCAGATGGGGAAACGATTGTATTCAGAACGATGAAACTGGCGATAGAACCACATGAGAGCCTGAAATTAAACATAGATGTGCCAAAGGTAGAATATCAATATGGATTGTATTTAAACTGCAGATTATACAAAGATGGGAAGGAGTATGCTGTCACACATCATAAGTTAGCAGATACCCCGGCAAGACAGAAAAGTGATGAAGCAGCGGTACAGGCAGTGTATGAAGGAGAAAATGTGGTTATAACCGGGGAACATTTTCGATATGTATTTTCCAGACATTATGGAACATTTACGAGTATGAAAATCAATGGAAAAGAGCAATTGGCAGGACCAATGAGACTTACAGCATGGCGGGCACCTACGGATAATGACTGTAATGCACAGTTAGAGTGGGGCGGATTAGAGAGTTACCGTCAAAATGGCAGAAGTGAAAATTTAGACAAACAGTTTTCTAAAATATATGATTGCGAAATCAAGGATGGAAGAATTATTGTAAAAGGAGCCTTAGCTGGAGTAGCGAGAAGACCATTTTTTAAATATATGATGTCAGTTAATGTTACAAAGGATGGTAGGATTGATATACTTTTAGAAGGCAACGTTCATGAAAGAACAAAATATTTGCCGAGACTTGGTTTTGAGTTTGATATTCCCGAAAGTAATGCAGCATTTACATATTATGGACGTGGAGAAGGTGAAACATATTGCGACGAGTGCCATTATGCAACGATTGGCATGTATGAAAGTAATGCAGAAAAAGAATATGTTCATTATGTGAGACCACAGGAACATGGAAATCATATAGATGTTAAGATGCTGAAAATAGGAAATTTAAAGTTTGAAACAGAAAAGACATTTGAATGTAAGGTCTCTCAGTATAGTACAGAAGTGTTAACCAGAGCACAGCATACGGATGAATTAATTAAGGATGGAAAAACACATGTAAGGGTAGACTATAAAGTTTCAGGTGTAGGTTCTAATGCCTGTGGACCATTTCTGGCTGAAAAGTATCAGTTAAATGATAAACAGATATGTTTTGAAGTAGAGATAAGCCCTGATGAACATTATGAGTAA
- a CDS encoding alpha/beta hydrolase family protein has product MVCHGFMAWQDSVKHYAAFLAEMGYVAFTFDFCGGSAMCGKSDGKTTEMSVLTETKDLKAVIEYVRNLSYTDSEKILLMGCSQGGFVSALVAAKNNFPIEKLGLFYPALCIPDDARAGKMMMAKFDPQNVPDTFRCGLMKLGCCYAMDVMQMDAFAEIKNYAGRVCIVHGTKDKIVDVSYAKRAAEAYKSTMPIGMQDSKRVQLHFIDGGGHMFSKKHDVIAMKLLKEFAAKHE; this is encoded by the coding sequence ATCGTATGTCACGGATTTATGGCATGGCAAGACAGTGTGAAACATTATGCGGCTTTTTTGGCTGAAATGGGATATGTTGCATTTACATTTGATTTTTGTGGCGGTTCTGCTATGTGTGGAAAAAGTGACGGAAAAACCACAGAGATGTCTGTTCTGACAGAAACCAAAGATCTGAAAGCGGTCATTGAATATGTTAGAAATCTTTCCTATACAGATTCTGAAAAAATTTTATTGATGGGATGCAGTCAGGGCGGTTTTGTGTCTGCTTTGGTGGCAGCAAAGAACAACTTTCCGATAGAAAAACTTGGCCTGTTTTATCCGGCATTGTGTATCCCGGATGACGCCAGAGCCGGAAAAATGATGATGGCAAAATTTGATCCGCAAAATGTTCCCGATACTTTCCGCTGCGGACTGATGAAATTGGGGTGTTGCTATGCAATGGATGTCATGCAAATGGATGCCTTTGCAGAAATTAAGAACTACGCCGGCAGGGTGTGCATCGTGCATGGTACAAAGGATAAAATCGTAGATGTTTCTTATGCCAAACGTGCGGCAGAAGCATATAAAAGTACGATGCCGATCGGAATGCAAGATTCCAAACGGGTGCAACTTCATTTTATAGATGGCGGAGGGCATATGTTTTCGAAAAAGCATGATGTCATTGCAATGAAATTATTAAAAGAATTCGCCGCAAAACACGAATGA
- a CDS encoding GDSL-type esterase/lipase family protein, whose protein sequence is MRFLGLVASQGGLFHLPENTFLKKVLQKRLNTKIFISDNPEFCGAIGAGLFAVDSDRLLERLECNALNINPKNLVILIGTNDIGIGVPTEYTLKNIKEILQRTQTLCSNTAVKSSIRA, encoded by the coding sequence ATGCGATTTTTAGGTTTAGTTGCAAGCCAAGGGGGACTATTTCATCTGCCCGAAAACACGTTTTTGAAAAAAGTGTTGCAAAAGCGGTTGAACACAAAGATTTTCATATCCGATAATCCTGAATTTTGCGGCGCAATCGGTGCGGGATTGTTTGCCGTTGACAGCGACAGATTGTTGGAAAGGCTCGAATGTAACGCCTTGAACATAAACCCGAAAAATCTTGTGATTTTAATCGGAACGAATGACATCGGCATAGGAGTTCCGACCGAGTACACCTTGAAAAATATAAAAGAAATTTTGCAAAGAACGCAGACACTTTGCTCGAATACCGCCGTAAAAAGCAGTATTCGGGCATAA